One Mangrovimonas cancribranchiae DNA segment encodes these proteins:
- a CDS encoding thiamine pyrophosphate-dependent enzyme, translating into MQTNPDIKNDLSFEDFKKEVINDYKIAVTSRECSLLGRREVLTGKAKFGIFGGGKEVPQLAMAKAFKNGDFRSGYYRDQTFMMAIGELTIEQFFSGLYANTDLEKEPMSAGRQMGGHFTTHSLDENGNWVNLTKQKNSSADISPTAGQMPRLLGLAQASKIYRHVNGINTEKFSVNGNEIAWGTIGNASTSEGLFFETINAAGVLQVPMVISVWDDEYGISVHAKHQTTKENISEILKGFQRTKDAKGYEILKVKGWDYVSLIETYQEASEISREEHVPVLIHVQELTQPQGHSTSGSHERYKGPDRLKWEKEYDCNQQMRSWMIASGMATEEELTAIEKAIKKEVRNGKKAAWEAFMKPILKERSELVNLLQNLAKSSANKVFIEKLANDLNTIDEPIRKDIFTTARKSLRYVIGEESNEKNELINWFNALSKEIQPKYSSHLYSQSDKAATQIEGVTPIYNENSKDVDARIIIRDNFDAIFNKYPEALVFGEDSGNIGDVNQGLEGLQEKYGELRVADAGIREATILGQGIGMAMRGLRPIAEIQYLDYLMYALQIISDDLATLHYRTKGRQKAPLIIRTRGHRLEGIWHSGSQMGGIINLVRGIHVLVPRNMTKAAGFYNTLLESDEPALIIECLNGYRLKEKMPTNIGEFKTPIGIVETVKEGTDITLVSYGSTLRIVSDVAKELLEIGINAEVIDIQSLLPFDLNHDIVKSVAKTNRLMVIDEDVPGGASAYILNEILNTQNAYVHLDSKPITLTAKEHRPAYGTDGDYFSKPSAEDIFEAVYNVMHEVSPNDYPKLK; encoded by the coding sequence ATGCAAACAAATCCAGATATTAAAAACGACTTATCTTTTGAAGACTTTAAAAAAGAAGTTATCAACGATTACAAAATTGCTGTAACATCACGTGAATGCAGTTTATTAGGACGACGAGAAGTTTTAACTGGAAAAGCAAAATTTGGAATTTTTGGTGGCGGAAAAGAAGTCCCACAATTAGCCATGGCTAAAGCATTTAAAAATGGTGATTTCCGTTCTGGATATTATAGAGATCAAACCTTTATGATGGCTATAGGAGAATTAACTATCGAACAATTTTTCTCTGGACTATACGCCAACACCGATTTAGAAAAAGAACCTATGTCTGCAGGACGTCAAATGGGTGGGCACTTTACAACACATAGTTTAGATGAGAATGGAAATTGGGTTAATTTAACCAAACAAAAAAACTCTAGCGCCGATATATCGCCTACTGCAGGACAAATGCCACGCTTATTAGGCTTGGCTCAAGCCTCAAAAATTTACAGACATGTTAATGGTATAAACACCGAAAAATTCTCGGTAAACGGAAACGAAATCGCTTGGGGAACTATTGGTAACGCAAGTACTAGCGAAGGCTTATTTTTTGAAACCATAAATGCTGCTGGTGTTTTACAAGTCCCTATGGTTATTAGCGTTTGGGACGATGAATACGGTATTTCTGTTCATGCAAAGCATCAAACAACTAAAGAAAATATTTCCGAAATACTTAAAGGCTTCCAAAGAACCAAAGACGCAAAAGGCTACGAAATTTTAAAAGTCAAAGGTTGGGACTATGTATCCTTAATTGAAACTTACCAAGAAGCTAGCGAAATCTCAAGAGAAGAACACGTTCCTGTACTTATTCACGTGCAAGAATTAACACAACCACAAGGACATTCAACCTCTGGCTCGCACGAACGTTACAAAGGTCCAGATAGATTAAAATGGGAAAAAGAATACGACTGTAATCAACAAATGAGATCGTGGATGATTGCTAGTGGTATGGCTACCGAAGAAGAGCTTACAGCTATTGAAAAAGCCATTAAAAAAGAGGTTAGAAATGGCAAAAAAGCGGCTTGGGAAGCTTTCATGAAACCTATTTTAAAAGAACGCTCAGAATTAGTTAATCTATTACAAAATTTAGCTAAATCAAGTGCTAATAAAGTATTTATTGAAAAGCTAGCAAACGATTTAAATACCATAGACGAGCCTATACGAAAAGACATTTTCACAACCGCTAGGAAATCGTTACGCTACGTTATAGGTGAAGAATCAAACGAAAAAAATGAATTAATTAATTGGTTTAATGCGCTCTCTAAAGAGATTCAGCCTAAGTATAGCTCGCATTTATACAGCCAATCAGATAAAGCTGCTACCCAAATAGAGGGAGTTACACCTATCTATAATGAAAACAGTAAAGATGTTGACGCAAGAATTATTATACGTGACAATTTCGATGCTATTTTTAATAAATATCCAGAAGCTCTTGTTTTTGGTGAAGACTCAGGAAATATTGGTGATGTAAACCAAGGCTTAGAAGGACTTCAAGAAAAATATGGCGAATTACGTGTAGCCGATGCAGGTATTCGTGAAGCCACCATTTTAGGTCAAGGTATTGGTATGGCAATGCGTGGATTACGCCCTATTGCCGAAATTCAATATTTAGATTACCTAATGTATGCGCTACAAATTATAAGTGATGATTTGGCCACTTTACACTACAGAACTAAAGGACGCCAAAAAGCGCCATTAATTATTCGTACACGTGGCCATAGACTAGAAGGCATTTGGCATTCTGGATCGCAAATGGGTGGCATTATCAATTTAGTTAGAGGAATTCACGTTTTAGTTCCTAGAAATATGACGAAAGCCGCAGGGTTCTACAATACTTTATTAGAAAGTGACGAACCAGCACTTATTATAGAATGCTTAAACGGCTACCGTTTAAAGGAAAAAATGCCAACTAATATTGGAGAGTTTAAAACACCTATTGGCATTGTTGAAACAGTAAAAGAAGGAACTGATATTACCTTAGTATCTTACGGATCCACATTAAGAATCGTTAGCGATGTTGCCAAAGAACTTCTTGAAATTGGTATTAACGCCGAAGTTATAGATATTCAAAGTTTACTGCCATTCGATTTAAACCATGACATTGTAAAAAGTGTTGCTAAAACCAATAGATTAATGGTTATAGATGAGGATGTTCCTGGCGGTGCTTCAGCTTATATTTTAAACGAAATATTAAACACACAAAACGCTTACGTTCACCTTGACAGCAAACCAATAACGCTTACGGCTAAAGAGCATCGTCCAGCTTATGGAACAGACGGCGATTATTTCTCTAAACCTTCAGCAGAAGATATTTTTGAAGCCGTTTACAACGTTATGCATGAAGTTAGTCCTAACGACTATCCAAAGCTTAAATAA
- a CDS encoding metalloprotease, protein MLLKFLLYSIKIAITFSGLFRLRFLSSLPCLLLILSFFLSSTPLLCQNKIDIKADFNVTNNSIKISQNITYYNTSNKVLDTIYLNDWSHSYATKTTPLANRFAEEYKTEFHFAKNEDRGYSVVTSITQHGEAVFFDRLKNHIDVIKVALQTPLQPNQRYTIKINYIVQVPNDKFTRYGFTPEKDFNLRYWYITPAVFNGKWQYYSNKDLDDLFAPEANITLQATYPKSYTLTSELDELTTSENDSTITTILTGEKRINSRLFLQKHSNFNAIGTENFSLVSNIDDEELHIVDKVLVIDNVSKFLKENLIAYPHKKLLLTHIDYKKNPIYGLNLLPSFIRPFPDKFQYELKILKTALHNYLENTLIINPREDQWIIDGLQTYFLMKYVDEYYPNMKIFGTLSKIWGIRSFHAAQLDFNDQYNFLYMHIARENLDQPLLMEKDSLLKFNENIANKYKAGIGLRYLDDFVNANTVENTIKQYLSEYALKQTDSKDFENLLKNNTSKDIDWFFTDYLSTNKQIDFKITQLQSTKDSIKVTIKNKRNNNMPVSLFGINNDTVISKYWVEHIHGEKTVTIPNNNIEKLVLNYDKSIPEFNLRDNWKSTKGFLLNNRPLQFRLFTDIEDPYYNQVFFMPQFDYNLYDGVSPGIKLANKTVLEKPFHYDIRPTYGLRSKQLRGKAKFSYKHNLKNNNLYYVRYGLTGEYSNYAPELSYSEFTPYLQFRFRDHKNLRDNKKKYLTLRYVSINREEDPSGIYNIEEEPSYSVFNMNYGQSDPNLKNYNSWNADLQLAKKFGKLSFTYEYRKLTEKNRQYNLRLFTGMFLYNNSYQTSNYFSFALDRPTDYLFDYNYYGRSEESGLFSQQLIIAEGGFKSKLNTPYANQWISTINGSTTIWRYIHAYGDAGFVKNHYNNAKFVYDSGIRFSLVDDYFELYFPIYSNLGWEIAQPNYDQKIRFIIALDLQTLFGLFSRRWY, encoded by the coding sequence ATGCTTTTAAAATTTCTGCTATATTCCATAAAAATTGCTATAACCTTTTCAGGATTGTTTAGATTACGTTTTCTTTCTAGTTTGCCATGTTTACTACTTATATTAAGTTTCTTTTTAAGTAGTACACCACTGTTATGTCAAAATAAGATTGATATTAAAGCCGATTTCAATGTTACAAACAATAGCATAAAAATATCACAAAACATAACCTATTACAATACTTCAAACAAGGTTTTAGATACTATTTATTTAAACGATTGGAGCCATAGTTACGCCACCAAAACAACACCTTTAGCTAATAGATTTGCCGAAGAATACAAAACAGAATTTCACTTTGCTAAAAATGAAGACAGAGGCTATTCGGTAGTAACGTCTATCACACAACATGGTGAAGCTGTTTTTTTTGATAGACTAAAAAATCATATAGATGTTATTAAAGTAGCACTACAAACACCTCTACAACCTAACCAAAGATACACGATAAAAATAAATTACATCGTTCAAGTACCTAATGATAAATTTACGAGGTACGGTTTTACTCCTGAAAAGGATTTTAACTTAAGATATTGGTACATTACACCTGCCGTTTTCAATGGCAAATGGCAATACTACAGCAATAAAGATTTAGACGATTTATTTGCTCCTGAAGCCAATATAACGCTGCAAGCCACATACCCTAAAAGCTATACATTAACTTCCGAACTAGATGAATTAACTACCTCAGAAAACGATAGCACTATAACAACTATATTAACTGGAGAAAAAAGAATAAACTCTAGACTATTTTTACAAAAACACAGCAACTTTAACGCTATTGGCACAGAAAATTTCTCGTTAGTTTCTAATATAGATGATGAAGAATTACATATTGTAGATAAAGTTTTAGTTATAGATAATGTTTCCAAGTTTTTAAAAGAAAATTTAATCGCTTATCCGCATAAAAAGCTATTACTAACGCACATCGACTATAAAAAAAATCCTATTTATGGGTTAAACCTTTTACCCAGTTTTATTCGACCTTTTCCAGATAAATTTCAATACGAACTTAAAATTCTAAAAACGGCATTACACAATTACTTAGAAAACACCTTAATAATTAACCCAAGAGAAGATCAATGGATTATCGATGGGCTTCAAACATATTTTCTTATGAAATATGTAGATGAATACTATCCTAATATGAAAATCTTTGGAACACTATCTAAAATATGGGGTATTCGTTCGTTTCATGCAGCACAATTAGATTTTAACGATCAATATAACTTTCTATACATGCATATAGCTAGAGAAAACCTAGACCAACCGTTGCTTATGGAAAAAGATTCGCTGTTAAAATTTAACGAAAATATTGCTAATAAATATAAAGCAGGAATAGGGCTACGTTATTTAGACGATTTTGTAAACGCTAATACCGTAGAAAACACTATAAAACAATATTTAAGTGAATACGCCTTAAAACAAACCGATTCTAAAGACTTTGAAAATCTACTTAAAAACAATACCTCAAAAGACATTGATTGGTTTTTTACAGACTACTTAAGCACCAATAAGCAAATAGATTTTAAAATAACCCAACTACAAAGCACTAAAGACTCCATTAAAGTTACCATAAAAAATAAGCGTAACAACAACATGCCTGTATCTTTATTTGGCATAAACAACGATACTGTTATTTCAAAATATTGGGTAGAACACATTCATGGCGAAAAAACCGTTACTATACCAAACAACAATATTGAAAAACTAGTTTTAAACTACGATAAGTCAATTCCCGAATTTAATTTAAGAGACAACTGGAAATCTACTAAAGGCTTTTTACTAAACAATAGACCTTTACAATTTAGATTATTTACCGATATAGAAGACCCCTATTACAATCAAGTCTTTTTTATGCCACAATTTGATTATAACTTATACGATGGCGTCTCTCCAGGTATTAAACTAGCCAATAAAACGGTGCTTGAAAAACCATTTCATTACGATATTAGACCAACCTATGGCTTACGAAGCAAACAATTAAGAGGAAAGGCCAAATTTAGCTACAAACACAATTTAAAAAACAACAACTTATATTATGTGAGATATGGGTTAACAGGAGAATACTCCAATTATGCACCAGAACTATCCTACTCAGAATTCACACCATACCTACAATTTAGATTTCGAGACCATAAAAACCTTAGAGACAACAAAAAAAAGTATTTAACACTACGTTATGTAAGTATAAATCGTGAAGAAGACCCTTCAGGTATTTACAACATAGAAGAAGAACCTAGCTATAGCGTTTTTAATATGAATTACGGGCAAAGCGACCCTAATTTAAAAAACTACAACTCATGGAATGCCGATTTACAATTAGCCAAGAAATTTGGTAAACTCTCATTCACATACGAATATAGAAAGCTAACAGAAAAAAATCGGCAATATAATCTAAGACTATTTACAGGAATGTTTCTCTATAACAATTCCTACCAAACATCTAATTACTTCAGTTTTGCTTTAGATAGACCAACAGATTATCTTTTCGATTACAACTATTACGGTAGATCCGAAGAATCAGGATTATTTAGCCAACAGCTAATTATTGCCGAAGGTGGTTTTAAATCTAAACTAAATACACCTTATGCCAACCAATGGATTTCTACAATAAATGGAAGCACAACCATTTGGAGATACATTCATGCCTATGGCGATGCGGGGTTTGTAAAAAATCATTACAACAATGCTAAATTTGTTTACGATTCTGGTATACGGTTTAGCTTAGTAGATGATTATTTTGAACTCTACTTCCCTATATACTCAAACTTAGGATGGGAAATAGCGCAACCTAACTACGACCAAAAAATACGTTTTATTATTGCACTTGATCTTCAAACCTTATTTGGGTTATTCTCCAGGCGTTGGTATTAA
- a CDS encoding TIGR00730 family Rossman fold protein, with product MRKEQHHKRWNEIKTNDSWAIFKIMGEFVNGYEKLSRIGPCVSIFGSARTKPDHKYYKLAEDIAKNIVDHGYGVITGGGPGIMEAGNKGAHIAGGTSVGLNIELPFEQHDNPYIDSNKSLDFDYFFVRKVMFVKYSQGFVVMPGGFGTLDELFEAITLIQTKKIEKFPIILVGSDFWNGLIDWVKSTLLEANNNISPEDLSLIHVVDTADEVITILDSFYNKYGLSPNF from the coding sequence ATGAGAAAAGAACAACATCATAAAAGATGGAATGAAATAAAAACAAACGACTCCTGGGCGATATTTAAGATTATGGGAGAGTTTGTTAATGGCTACGAAAAATTAAGTCGTATTGGGCCATGTGTTTCCATTTTTGGATCGGCAAGAACAAAACCAGATCATAAATATTACAAATTAGCAGAAGACATTGCAAAAAACATTGTAGATCATGGTTATGGTGTTATAACTGGCGGTGGCCCTGGAATTATGGAAGCTGGTAATAAAGGCGCACATATTGCTGGTGGAACATCGGTTGGATTAAATATCGAACTCCCATTCGAACAACATGATAATCCGTATATAGACTCCAACAAAAGCCTTGATTTCGACTACTTTTTTGTTAGAAAAGTTATGTTTGTAAAATACTCTCAAGGATTTGTTGTCATGCCTGGTGGCTTTGGAACTCTAGATGAGCTTTTTGAAGCGATTACACTAATTCAAACTAAAAAAATTGAAAAATTTCCCATTATTCTAGTAGGTTCAGATTTCTGGAATGGCCTAATAGATTGGGTAAAATCTACCTTACTGGAAGCTAACAATAATATTAGCCCAGAAGATTTAAGTTTAATACATGTTGTAGACACAGCAGATGAAGTTATTACTATTTTAGATAGCTTCTATAACAAATACGGCTTAAGTCCTAACTTCTAA
- the uvrA gene encoding excinuclease ABC subunit UvrA, translated as MSQFEEHIEVKGARVHNLKNIDVTIPRDKLVVITGLSGSGKSSLAFDTIYAEGQRRYIETFSAYARQFLGGLERPDVDKIDGLSPVIAIEQKTTSKSPRSTVGTITEIYDFLRLLFARASDAYSYNTGEKMVSYNDEQIKQLIIESYHGKRINILAPVIRSRKGHYRELFEQIAKQGFVKVRADGEIRDLVKGMKLDRYKTHDIEIVIDRLKIDDHADNDKRLTETINTAMYHGDDVLMVIDHDTQETRYFSRNLMCPSSGISYPNPEPNNFSFNSPKGACPKCNGIGTLYEVNETKIIPDDSKSIAAGALAPHGSEKKSWIFKQLEIIAQRYKFSLNDPYKDIPKEAQHVILYGGNDQFSVESKTLGVTRDYKIDFEGVANFIESQYKNADSTSLKRWAKEYMDKVTCSECKGSRLRKESLYFKVNDLNIAELANKDISDLTQWFNKLPKQLSGAQLKISEEIIKEISTRLQFLMDVGLDYLSLNRSSKTLSGGEAQRIRLATQIGSQLVGVLYILDEPSIGLHQRDNEKLINSLVSLRDVGNSVIVVEHDKDMIERADYVIDIGPKAGKHGGEIISIGNPEELKKHHTLTADYLNGTKEIEVPKKRRKGNGKFITLSGCTGNNLKNVTVKFPLGKMIGVTGVSGSGKSTLINETLYPIMNAHYFNGVKKPMPYKKITGLEHIDKVIDINQSPIGRTPRSNPATYTGVFSEIRSLFAKIPEAMIRGYKPGRFSFNVKGGRCETCQGGGLRVIEMNFLPDVYVDCETCQGKRFNRETLEIRYKGKSISDVLEMTINEAVEFFEHIPKIHKKVKTIKDVGLGYITLGQQSTTLSGGEAQRIKLATELSKRATGNTFYILDEPTTGLHFEDIRVLMQVLNKLADKGNTVLIIEHNLDVIKMMDHIIDIGYEGGKCGGKIVAEGTPEEIIKDKKSYTAKFLKKELT; from the coding sequence ATGAGTCAGTTTGAAGAACATATTGAAGTTAAGGGTGCTAGAGTCCATAACTTAAAAAATATAGATGTTACGATCCCTCGTGACAAATTAGTGGTTATAACAGGATTATCAGGGTCTGGAAAATCCTCTCTAGCTTTTGATACTATTTATGCCGAAGGACAACGTCGTTATATTGAAACATTTTCGGCTTATGCCAGACAATTTCTAGGTGGATTAGAACGTCCCGATGTAGATAAAATTGACGGCCTTTCTCCTGTAATTGCTATAGAACAAAAAACCACCAGTAAGTCGCCAAGGTCTACCGTAGGTACCATTACCGAAATTTACGATTTTTTAAGACTCCTATTTGCGCGTGCTAGCGATGCTTACAGTTATAATACTGGCGAAAAAATGGTTAGCTATAACGACGAGCAAATCAAGCAACTTATTATAGAAAGTTATCACGGAAAACGCATTAACATTTTAGCTCCCGTTATTCGCTCTAGAAAAGGACACTACCGCGAATTATTCGAACAAATTGCAAAACAAGGTTTTGTAAAAGTTAGAGCAGATGGAGAAATTCGCGACCTTGTAAAAGGGATGAAACTAGATCGTTATAAAACACATGACATTGAAATTGTTATTGATAGACTTAAAATTGATGATCATGCAGATAACGATAAACGCCTAACCGAAACCATAAATACTGCCATGTATCATGGCGATGATGTGCTTATGGTTATAGATCATGATACACAAGAAACGCGATATTTTAGTAGAAATTTAATGTGTCCAAGTTCCGGTATTTCATATCCAAATCCAGAACCAAATAATTTCTCGTTTAATTCGCCTAAAGGAGCTTGCCCAAAATGTAATGGCATAGGAACACTATATGAGGTTAACGAAACTAAAATTATCCCAGATGACTCAAAATCTATTGCCGCTGGCGCTTTAGCACCACATGGTTCAGAAAAAAAGAGCTGGATTTTTAAACAATTAGAAATTATTGCGCAACGCTATAAGTTTTCGCTAAACGATCCTTACAAAGATATTCCTAAAGAAGCCCAACATGTTATTTTATATGGCGGCAACGATCAATTTTCTGTTGAAAGTAAAACTCTAGGCGTAACTAGAGATTATAAAATAGATTTTGAAGGGGTTGCTAATTTTATCGAAAGTCAATATAAAAACGCCGACAGTACCTCTTTAAAACGTTGGGCAAAAGAGTACATGGATAAAGTAACTTGCTCAGAATGTAAAGGGTCTAGATTAAGAAAAGAATCGCTTTACTTTAAAGTGAACGATTTAAATATTGCCGAATTGGCAAATAAAGATATTTCCGATTTAACCCAATGGTTTAACAAACTCCCTAAACAACTTTCTGGAGCTCAATTAAAAATTTCAGAAGAAATTATTAAAGAAATCTCTACCAGATTACAGTTTTTAATGGATGTTGGTTTAGATTATCTTTCCCTTAACCGAAGTTCTAAAACACTTTCCGGCGGCGAGGCACAACGTATTCGTTTAGCCACACAAATTGGGTCTCAGCTTGTTGGTGTACTTTATATTTTAGATGAGCCCAGTATTGGATTGCATCAACGGGATAACGAAAAATTAATCAATTCACTTGTATCGCTTCGCGATGTTGGAAATTCAGTCATTGTAGTTGAACACGACAAAGACATGATTGAGCGTGCCGATTATGTAATTGATATTGGCCCAAAAGCTGGAAAACATGGTGGTGAAATTATAAGTATTGGTAATCCAGAGGAATTAAAAAAACATCATACCCTAACGGCAGATTACCTAAACGGCACCAAAGAAATTGAAGTACCAAAAAAGCGACGTAAAGGCAACGGCAAATTTATAACACTTTCTGGCTGTACAGGTAATAATTTAAAGAATGTTACCGTTAAATTTCCATTAGGAAAAATGATTGGTGTAACTGGTGTTTCTGGAAGTGGAAAATCCACCTTAATAAACGAAACCCTCTACCCTATTATGAATGCGCACTACTTTAACGGGGTAAAAAAACCTATGCCATACAAAAAAATAACGGGTCTTGAGCATATCGATAAAGTCATAGACATTAACCAATCTCCTATAGGAAGAACTCCTAGAAGTAACCCAGCAACTTATACTGGCGTATTTAGTGAAATACGAAGTTTATTTGCTAAAATTCCTGAAGCTATGATTCGTGGTTACAAACCCGGTAGATTTAGCTTTAATGTTAAAGGCGGACGATGCGAGACCTGTCAAGGTGGTGGTTTACGAGTAATAGAAATGAATTTTCTTCCAGATGTTTATGTGGATTGCGAAACCTGTCAAGGCAAACGTTTTAATAGAGAAACCCTAGAAATACGCTACAAAGGAAAGTCTATTAGCGATGTTTTAGAAATGACTATAAATGAAGCCGTCGAGTTTTTTGAACACATTCCTAAAATTCATAAAAAAGTTAAAACCATAAAAGATGTAGGCTTAGGGTATATCACGTTAGGACAACAAAGCACAACGCTTTCTGGTGGCGAAGCACAACGTATAAAATTAGCTACCGAGCTTAGTAAACGCGCTACAGGAAACACCTTTTATATTCTAGACGAACCTACAACAGGCCTTCATTTTGAAGATATTCGAGTACTCATGCAAGTGTTAAACAAATTAGCCGATAAAGGAAATACAGTATTAATTATCGAGCATAACCTAGATGTTATTAAAATGATGGATCATATTATCGACATTGGTTATGAAGGCGGAAAATGCGGTGGAAAAATAGTCGCAGAAGGTACTCCAGAAGAAATTATTAAAGACAAAAAAAGTTATACCGCTAAATTCTTAAAAAAAGAACTAACTTAG